In the genome of Bacillus sp. S3, one region contains:
- a CDS encoding mechanosensitive ion channel family protein, whose protein sequence is MKIAIIKQVLKSNSAAFILSSLSILCINWLIKWASVSFTKRNGTLGNHFLPILTSITNWMTIYGLILVFLYCFYDTKWLFTRLYSQNGVGVTPFLLIVSFMIVTLAHHFIKLVITYVLSPLYQHYQLDKGRAYTVNQMIYYTVMIAALAVSLTSVGLDFTAVGAILGVLGIGIGFGMRNIAGNFVSGIIMLFERPFEVGDTIEMDDKIGRVEEIRLRSTIVRTVKEGVLIVPNQTFIEQVIKNRSDAEMMAAVNVSVVYGTDPDKVVQLLQEAIEQIKPFSRGVLPKPEPEIRFINFLVNGMEFFIEIPVLNFEIKEQVESHLRHAIMKIFLNHNILLASPASPPAPSRPEKSV, encoded by the coding sequence ATGAAGATTGCCATAATCAAACAAGTATTAAAATCCAATAGTGCTGCTTTTATCCTTTCTTCCTTGTCCATTTTATGTATAAACTGGCTCATCAAATGGGCGTCTGTTTCTTTTACGAAAAGGAATGGCACTTTGGGGAATCATTTTCTGCCGATTCTAACATCGATTACCAATTGGATGACGATCTATGGGTTGATTCTCGTCTTTTTATATTGTTTTTATGATACCAAATGGCTGTTTACGAGGCTGTATTCACAAAATGGGGTCGGGGTTACTCCCTTTCTGTTGATTGTATCCTTTATGATTGTCACATTGGCACACCATTTCATTAAACTTGTGATCACGTATGTGCTGTCACCGCTTTATCAGCATTATCAGTTGGATAAAGGGCGCGCCTATACGGTCAACCAAATGATTTATTATACGGTCATGATAGCCGCCTTGGCGGTCAGTCTTACAAGTGTCGGACTTGATTTTACCGCGGTCGGTGCCATACTGGGTGTACTTGGAATTGGAATCGGTTTTGGGATGCGAAATATCGCGGGTAACTTTGTTTCGGGGATTATTATGTTATTTGAAAGACCCTTTGAGGTGGGGGATACAATTGAAATGGACGATAAAATCGGCCGGGTTGAGGAAATTCGGCTGCGTTCCACGATCGTTCGAACAGTAAAGGAAGGCGTCTTAATTGTTCCGAACCAAACCTTTATTGAGCAAGTAATTAAAAACCGCTCGGATGCGGAAATGATGGCTGCGGTTAATGTAAGCGTAGTGTATGGTACGGATCCAGATAAAGTGGTTCAATTACTTCAGGAGGCAATAGAGCAAATTAAGCCATTCTCGAGGGGGGTCTTGCCAAAACCGGAACCGGAGATCCGCTTCATTAACTTCCTCGTCAATGGCATGGAATTTTTTATTGAAATCCCGGTATTAAATTTTGAAATAAAAGAGCAGGTGGAAAGCCATCTGCGTCATGCCATTATGAAAATCTTTTTGAACCATAACATTCTGCTTGCCTCTCCGGCTAGTCCCCCTGCACCCAGCCGGCCTGAAAAATCTGTTTAA
- a CDS encoding DUF3231 family protein, with the protein MEKGNQVKLTSAEITALWTSYINDRAISCKFTYFLAKVEDEEVRPLMQKALEIAQGNLTTLTEIFNKENYPIPCGFKLNEDVDAFAPRLYSDSYMLDYLHQASQIALQGYSINLSISVRADIYSYFNECISQLTSFMREVKELLLSKGLYLRSPYIPIPEDIDFVKRPSFLRGFLGEKRPLVGTEITNLFVNFQRNAFGVATLIGFSQVAQSKEVKEFLERGVEIAKKQCEIFRSILKEDNLPVSMPWDPGVTKSTAFTFSDKLMMFYTTSLIALSIGFYGTSMAMSPRRDIGLHYVRLTAEIAAFAEDGANIMIKHGWLEQPPMAPER; encoded by the coding sequence ATGGAGAAAGGTAACCAGGTGAAACTTACATCAGCGGAGATTACAGCTCTTTGGACATCGTATATCAATGATCGTGCGATTTCATGTAAGTTTACATACTTCTTAGCTAAAGTGGAGGATGAAGAGGTCAGGCCTCTAATGCAAAAGGCTCTTGAAATTGCTCAAGGGAATTTAACGACTTTAACTGAAATTTTCAACAAAGAAAATTATCCTATTCCCTGTGGATTTAAACTAAATGAGGACGTAGATGCATTCGCACCGAGGCTATATTCAGACTCCTATATGTTAGATTACCTCCATCAAGCATCACAAATTGCCCTGCAAGGTTACAGTATCAATCTGTCCATATCCGTCAGGGCAGATATCTATAGTTATTTTAATGAGTGTATTTCACAATTGACTTCATTTATGAGAGAGGTTAAGGAGCTGCTATTATCTAAAGGCTTATATCTTCGGTCCCCGTACATACCTATACCCGAGGATATTGATTTTGTTAAAAGGCCAAGTTTCCTTAGAGGTTTTCTGGGTGAAAAAAGACCTTTAGTTGGTACTGAAATTACAAATCTTTTTGTTAATTTTCAAAGAAATGCTTTTGGGGTTGCTACTCTCATAGGATTTAGTCAAGTGGCCCAATCAAAAGAAGTGAAAGAGTTTTTAGAAAGAGGAGTGGAAATTGCTAAAAAGCAATGTGAAATTTTCCGTTCTATTCTGAAGGAAGACAACCTTCCAGTTTCAATGCCATGGGACCCGGGTGTAACAAAGTCAACCGCTTTTACCTTTTCGGATAAACTGATGATGTTTTATACGACATCCCTCATTGCCCTGAGTATTGGCTTTTATGGAACAAGTATGGCCATGAGCCCAAGGCGGGATATCGGTCTTCATTATGTCAGACTTACTGCCGAAATTGCCGCGTTTGCAGAGGATGGAGCGAACATCATGATTAAACACGGATGGTTAGAACAGCCTCCGATGGCACCGGAGAGGTAG
- the dat gene encoding D-amino-acid transaminase translates to MSLAYFNGKFVEPNESVVPIDERGHQFGDGVYEVIRIYDGKPFMMDEHLDRLYKSADAIKLRIDPNREAFKNSMLELTQRSGLTNLDLYVQVTRGMAPRNHLFPECPVSVSMTAKPFRIIPVGEQGASVILHPDERWANCYIKSLNLLPNILAKQVAYEKGYLEAILVRDGKVTEGTSSNVYIVKNSSVITTPLSKHILSGITRMAVKNLAEHLKIPFVEKQFTPDEMIQADEVFITSTTLEITPIIRVDDKQINDGTPGSVTKALKEQFKQII, encoded by the coding sequence ATGAGTTTGGCCTATTTTAATGGGAAATTTGTCGAACCAAATGAGTCAGTTGTGCCTATCGATGAAAGAGGTCATCAGTTTGGTGACGGTGTTTATGAGGTGATTAGAATTTATGATGGAAAACCCTTCATGATGGATGAGCATCTGGATCGATTGTATAAAAGTGCTGATGCTATCAAATTACGTATTGATCCTAATCGGGAGGCCTTCAAAAACTCTATGCTGGAGCTGACACAAAGAAGTGGATTAACGAACCTCGACCTTTATGTGCAGGTGACGAGAGGAATGGCACCAAGAAATCATCTATTTCCGGAATGCCCCGTATCTGTTTCGATGACTGCTAAACCATTTCGAATCATTCCAGTGGGGGAACAAGGAGCAAGTGTCATTTTGCATCCTGATGAACGTTGGGCAAATTGCTACATCAAATCGTTGAACCTGCTGCCTAACATTCTTGCCAAGCAGGTGGCGTATGAAAAAGGCTACTTGGAAGCGATTCTGGTGAGAGATGGTAAAGTGACCGAGGGAACAAGTTCCAATGTATACATCGTAAAAAATTCCTCGGTCATCACTACACCACTCTCAAAACATATTTTATCCGGAATTACGAGAATGGCAGTGAAAAACTTGGCAGAGCATCTCAAAATTCCATTTGTAGAAAAACAGTTTACGCCGGATGAAATGATCCAAGCTGATGAAGTATTCATTACGAGTACCACATTAGAAATCACACCAATCATACGCGTGGACGACAAACAAATCAATGATGGTACGCCAGGTTCGGTTACAAAGGCATTGAAGGAACAATTCAAGCAGATCATCTAA
- a CDS encoding P1 family peptidase gives MNRVRIRDLGINVGRFKTGTYNAITDVSGVMVGHTTLSYKSAEDRIVQTGVTAILPHSGNLFQEKVLGSSYVINGFGKTVGTIQLQELGVVESPILLTNTFSVPAVLEGTIRYLLDQNPQIGDTTGTVNVIVGECNDGYLNDIRGLHVRPEHAYQAIHSAKSGIVGEGCVGAGTGMSCLGFKGGIGTSSRVASFGEQSYTIGVLVVSNFGEEKDLRIPAGGLYRLGEEEKMPDGSIMIILATDAPLNERQLGRLAKRSTFGLAHTGSYGAHGSGDIVIAFSTAHRVSHEPDQENISYSFMREDGKRISQLFEMTVEAVEEAIWNSICMATTTEGNKGRVREAIPYDILLGSSS, from the coding sequence ATGAATAGAGTACGGATTCGTGACCTTGGTATAAACGTTGGAAGATTTAAAACTGGCACATATAATGCGATTACGGATGTTTCAGGAGTAATGGTTGGGCATACGACCCTTTCCTATAAGAGTGCAGAAGATCGAATTGTTCAAACCGGAGTAACAGCAATACTTCCGCATTCGGGCAATTTGTTTCAAGAAAAGGTATTGGGAAGCTCCTATGTGATCAATGGATTTGGCAAGACCGTAGGGACCATTCAACTGCAGGAACTTGGAGTAGTAGAAAGTCCGATTCTTTTAACCAATACATTTTCTGTTCCGGCGGTCTTGGAAGGCACCATCCGTTATCTCCTCGACCAAAATCCCCAAATTGGTGATACAACGGGTACTGTAAATGTAATCGTAGGAGAATGCAATGATGGTTACCTCAATGATATTCGGGGATTACATGTCAGACCGGAACATGCCTATCAAGCGATTCATTCTGCCAAATCTGGAATAGTGGGAGAAGGTTGTGTCGGGGCTGGAACCGGAATGTCTTGTCTAGGTTTCAAGGGAGGCATTGGAACAAGCTCGAGAGTCGCTTCCTTTGGAGAACAGTCCTATACCATTGGTGTGCTGGTGGTCAGTAATTTCGGCGAGGAGAAGGATTTGCGCATTCCTGCAGGTGGGTTATACCGTTTAGGAGAAGAAGAAAAGATGCCCGATGGATCGATTATGATTATTCTTGCCACGGATGCACCACTCAACGAGAGACAACTTGGTCGCTTAGCTAAACGATCTACATTCGGACTTGCCCACACCGGTTCATATGGGGCTCACGGAAGTGGTGATATCGTTATTGCCTTCTCTACGGCGCATCGTGTTTCTCATGAACCCGATCAGGAAAATATCTCGTATTCATTTATGAGGGAGGACGGCAAAAGGATTTCCCAACTGTTTGAGATGACTGTTGAGGCTGTAGAAGAAGCGATTTGGAATTCTATTTGTATGGCGACCACAACGGAAGGAAATAAAGGAAGAGTTCGAGAGGCAATTCCTTATGATATTTTGTTGGGGTCATCTTCATAA
- a CDS encoding sigma 54-interacting transcriptional regulator: MVDKVLTIISIQDELLSAISKQMTEIAGDLIKIRPISIKNLARETISEGEIVLLGANFILPLVQPFLPKGVKWIEAKRGLNFANIKKLLHAPQGKNILVVNDTKHTTEETVQALRETVFEHNYYAYAPDTPIPAHIDYIITPGEMQLVPEGDMKVIDIGYRVLALETVFEIFEALELDCQQFFLTNRYMKSLLALSNGNNAFKIDSTFSKWREYTGGKTAKYFFDDVIANSQAMNDVLKIAKRLAKTGDPVHIFGETGTGKRMLAQAIHNDSLVKTGPYLHINCAARPFDVLERELFGTESGGQSSPGLFELANGGTLCIEEIDELPVSLQGRLLQVLEEGQIIRVNGHYPIPIQVRIITTSDADLSLLADDGKFRRDLFYYLAALTCKVPSLSERKEDFEPLIQTYLQSHLHRGDLVIPPDMIKLLRQYPWPGNVIELFNALSYMACLEEKEITLELLPFYMKGRLQKAAVDSSLPQEMDESELNELFMSIEEHGFLEESLAILEVYDEGKKQHTSYGRAMVQKRLEEKNVTLSEQQLRTRLDALNQLELLNVRQGRSGTTISRKGELFLQTLWMKN; encoded by the coding sequence TTGGTTGATAAAGTTTTAACAATTATTTCAATTCAGGATGAACTTTTGTCTGCGATCTCAAAGCAGATGACAGAGATTGCCGGGGATTTAATCAAGATTCGTCCGATATCGATTAAAAACTTGGCGAGGGAAACGATTTCGGAAGGAGAAATCGTTTTATTGGGAGCCAACTTTATTTTACCCCTTGTTCAGCCTTTCTTGCCAAAAGGGGTAAAGTGGATTGAGGCTAAACGAGGGCTGAATTTTGCAAACATAAAAAAACTGCTTCATGCTCCTCAGGGAAAGAATATTTTAGTAGTAAACGATACAAAGCATACCACGGAGGAAACAGTCCAAGCGCTTCGGGAGACTGTATTTGAGCATAATTATTACGCATATGCTCCGGATACTCCGATTCCCGCGCATATTGATTACATCATTACCCCGGGAGAGATGCAGCTTGTTCCGGAGGGGGACATGAAAGTGATTGATATCGGCTATCGTGTTCTTGCTTTGGAAACGGTTTTTGAAATATTTGAGGCATTGGAATTAGATTGTCAGCAATTCTTTCTTACCAATCGCTATATGAAATCCCTTTTAGCTTTATCCAATGGAAATAATGCTTTTAAAATTGATTCTACCTTTAGCAAATGGAGAGAGTATACAGGAGGAAAAACCGCCAAGTACTTCTTTGATGACGTGATAGCGAATAGTCAAGCCATGAACGATGTTTTAAAGATTGCAAAGAGACTTGCTAAAACAGGTGACCCTGTGCATATATTTGGAGAAACGGGCACGGGCAAAAGAATGCTTGCGCAGGCAATCCACAACGATTCACTGGTTAAGACGGGTCCCTATCTCCATATTAATTGTGCGGCGAGACCATTTGACGTGCTGGAAAGGGAATTGTTTGGAACAGAATCGGGTGGACAGTCTTCTCCAGGCCTTTTTGAATTGGCCAATGGCGGAACCTTGTGTATTGAAGAGATTGATGAATTACCAGTTTCCTTGCAAGGCAGACTCCTGCAAGTGCTTGAGGAAGGTCAAATTATCAGGGTAAATGGTCATTATCCGATTCCTATTCAGGTAAGAATCATTACGACAAGCGATGCCGATCTCTCGTTATTGGCGGATGATGGAAAATTCCGCAGGGATCTGTTTTATTATCTGGCTGCTTTAACCTGCAAAGTTCCGTCCTTGTCAGAGCGCAAGGAGGATTTTGAGCCCCTTATTCAAACGTATCTTCAGTCCCATTTGCATAGGGGTGATTTGGTTATTCCGCCTGATATGATTAAGCTTCTGCGACAATATCCTTGGCCAGGGAATGTAATCGAATTGTTTAATGCCCTCTCATATATGGCCTGTTTGGAAGAAAAAGAAATCACATTAGAATTATTGCCCTTCTATATGAAGGGGAGGCTTCAAAAAGCGGCTGTTGATTCTTCACTGCCGCAAGAAATGGATGAAAGTGAATTAAATGAATTGTTTATGAGTATTGAAGAGCACGGTTTCTTGGAGGAAAGCCTGGCGATCCTTGAAGTTTATGATGAAGGGAAGAAACAGCATACATCTTATGGCCGGGCTATGGTGCAGAAAAGGCTTGAGGAAAAAAATGTTACTCTTTCCGAACAGCAGTTAAGAACACGGCTGGATGCCCTTAACCAATTAGAATTATTGAATGTCCGTCAAGGGCGTTCAGGAACAACGATATCGAGAAAAGGGGAGTTGTTCCTTCAAACGCTTTGGATGAAAAATTAA
- a CDS encoding ABC transporter ATP-binding protein: MAELLVESKGLKKYFPISKGLFGQNKSYVRAVDGVSLSIRKGETLGLVGESGCGKSTTGRMMMRLLAPTEGEIWFNGQDISKLSDKQLREVRKDFQMIFQDPYASLNPRMTVGEIIAEPLIVHNMMGKRERDKRVHELLECVGLTHYHANRYAHEFSGGQRQRIGIARALSVNPKLIVADEPVSALDVSIQSQVLNLMQDLQKELGLTYLFISHDLSVVEHISDRVGVMYLGRIVEIAQKESLYENPLHPYTQALMSAVPVANPRMKRERIILEGDIPSPSNPPTGCTFHPRCRSCMDICKTTVPELKEIEPGHFSACHLYV, translated from the coding sequence ATGGCAGAGTTGTTAGTAGAATCTAAGGGTTTGAAGAAGTACTTTCCGATTAGCAAAGGACTGTTCGGCCAGAATAAATCATATGTCCGGGCTGTTGACGGTGTTTCTCTTTCCATTCGTAAAGGAGAAACACTTGGATTAGTTGGGGAAAGCGGATGCGGAAAGTCCACGACAGGGCGCATGATGATGCGGCTGCTGGCACCCACGGAAGGGGAAATTTGGTTTAACGGTCAAGATATCAGCAAGTTAAGCGACAAACAGCTGCGTGAAGTCAGGAAAGACTTCCAGATGATTTTTCAGGATCCTTACGCCTCCCTCAATCCTCGGATGACGGTTGGAGAAATTATTGCAGAGCCTTTGATTGTTCATAACATGATGGGAAAAAGAGAGAGAGACAAGCGGGTTCATGAATTATTAGAATGTGTCGGGCTTACTCATTATCATGCAAATCGTTATGCCCATGAATTTAGCGGAGGGCAACGACAACGAATTGGCATTGCAAGGGCGCTTTCCGTAAATCCGAAGCTGATTGTGGCAGATGAACCTGTTTCTGCGTTAGATGTCTCCATACAATCTCAGGTATTAAATCTCATGCAGGATTTACAAAAAGAACTAGGGCTGACATATCTGTTTATTTCCCACGATTTGAGTGTGGTGGAGCATATCAGTGATCGTGTGGGTGTTATGTATCTGGGGAGAATTGTGGAAATAGCCCAGAAGGAATCCCTGTATGAAAATCCGCTGCATCCATACACACAGGCTTTAATGTCTGCCGTTCCTGTAGCCAATCCACGGATGAAGAGAGAACGAATTATCTTAGAAGGTGATATTCCTAGTCCATCTAATCCTCCAACAGGGTGTACGTTTCATCCCCGATGCCGGTCTTGTATGGATATTTGTAAAACAACAGTTCCTGAACTAAAGGAGATCGAACCTGGGCATTTTTCCGCATGTCATTTGTATGTATAA
- a CDS encoding ABC transporter ATP-binding protein translates to MNNKLLEISNLKTYFFSDKGHVPAVNGVDLYINKGETLGVVGESGCGKSVTSLSIMRLLTDTPGKVVDGSILFEGRDLLSLSESDIREVRGNEIAMIFQEPMTSLNPVYKIGQQIGEAVQLHLKYDKKKAREHVIKMLKLVGIPRAEEIIDEFPYQLSGGMRQRIMIAMAMSCDPTLLIADEPTTALDVTIQAQILELMRKLKEEKGTAIMLITHDLGVVAEMCDRVVVMYAGKVVEEADVLEIFENPKHPYTKGLLNSVPKMGQKTNRLESIPGNVPTPANMPKGCKFAPRCSQAMDICQEQDPDLLQIAEGHQCRCFLYQSEVAREA, encoded by the coding sequence ATGAACAACAAACTATTGGAAATATCCAATTTAAAAACCTATTTTTTTTCAGACAAAGGTCATGTACCTGCTGTTAACGGTGTGGATCTGTATATAAACAAAGGGGAGACGCTCGGAGTAGTAGGTGAGTCAGGCTGCGGAAAAAGTGTCACATCTCTTTCTATTATGCGCCTGCTCACAGATACTCCTGGAAAAGTAGTGGATGGTTCGATTCTGTTTGAAGGAAGGGATCTGTTATCCCTTTCGGAAAGTGACATTAGAGAGGTACGCGGTAACGAAATTGCGATGATCTTCCAGGAACCTATGACCTCATTGAACCCGGTATATAAAATCGGACAGCAGATTGGCGAGGCTGTGCAGCTTCATTTAAAGTATGACAAGAAAAAGGCCCGGGAACACGTGATTAAGATGTTGAAATTGGTGGGAATCCCGCGTGCGGAAGAGATTATTGACGAATTTCCCTATCAGTTGTCTGGTGGTATGAGGCAGAGAATTATGATTGCTATGGCGATGTCCTGTGACCCGACACTTTTAATTGCCGATGAACCGACAACGGCTCTTGATGTGACCATTCAGGCTCAAATCCTAGAATTAATGAGGAAACTGAAAGAAGAAAAAGGGACAGCTATTATGTTAATTACGCATGATTTAGGGGTTGTGGCAGAAATGTGCGATCGTGTCGTGGTTATGTATGCTGGAAAGGTTGTAGAGGAAGCCGATGTGTTGGAGATTTTTGAAAACCCTAAACACCCTTATACCAAGGGATTGCTTAACTCCGTTCCAAAGATGGGTCAGAAAACGAATCGGCTTGAATCCATTCCCGGCAACGTTCCTACTCCCGCGAATATGCCAAAGGGGTGCAAATTTGCTCCGCGCTGTTCTCAAGCAATGGACATTTGTCAGGAGCAAGATCCAGATCTTCTACAAATCGCAGAAGGGCACCAATGTCGGTGCTTCCTGTATCAAAGCGAAGTGGCAAGGGAGGCGTAA
- a CDS encoding ABC transporter permease subunit has product MANSGIVIQPNEQVTGREVEKVRTPFFEFCRKFKKQRLAMVAGCFIVLLFIIALIGPAIAPYSSIEPDYDNILSPPSMEHLAGTDAFGRDIFSRILEGTRISLFVGLTSVLVGAIAGTILGLISGYYGKWIDSLIMRFCDVLFAFPGILLAIGIIAILGPGLGNVIIAVAIFSIPIFARIVRSSTLSIKATVFVEAAQSIGAAPRRIIWKHIFPGTVSSIIVYFTMRIGTSILTAASLSFLGLGAQPPSPEWGAMLSSGRDFLNTAPHVTFFPGLAIFITVLAFNLLGDGLRDALDPKIKD; this is encoded by the coding sequence TTGGCAAATAGCGGTATAGTTATTCAACCGAATGAACAAGTGACGGGGAGGGAAGTAGAGAAGGTACGAACCCCGTTTTTTGAGTTTTGCCGGAAATTTAAAAAACAGCGTTTGGCCATGGTCGCAGGGTGTTTTATTGTTCTGCTGTTTATCATTGCACTTATAGGTCCTGCTATTGCTCCCTATTCTTCGATAGAGCCGGACTATGATAATATTTTAAGTCCCCCCTCGATGGAACACTTGGCGGGCACGGATGCTTTCGGGAGGGATATCTTTAGCAGGATTCTCGAGGGAACGAGAATTTCTCTTTTTGTTGGCTTGACCTCCGTGTTGGTAGGAGCCATTGCCGGTACCATACTTGGTCTGATCAGCGGATACTATGGAAAATGGATAGACAGCCTCATCATGCGATTTTGTGATGTATTATTCGCCTTCCCAGGAATTCTATTAGCAATTGGTATTATTGCCATTTTAGGGCCGGGACTGGGAAATGTGATTATTGCCGTAGCGATTTTTAGTATCCCAATTTTTGCACGAATTGTACGAAGCAGCACCCTCTCCATCAAAGCTACCGTGTTTGTAGAGGCAGCACAGTCCATTGGAGCAGCCCCCAGGCGTATCATTTGGAAGCATATTTTCCCGGGTACGGTGTCCAGCATCATTGTTTATTTTACGATGCGAATTGGAACTTCCATTTTAACGGCGGCAAGCCTTAGCTTTCTAGGATTGGGTGCCCAGCCTCCTTCACCTGAGTGGGGTGCGATGCTCAGCTCCGGCCGGGACTTTTTGAATACAGCTCCGCATGTCACCTTCTTTCCGGGACTCGCCATTTTCATTACCGTACTTGCCTTCAATCTGTTGGGGGATGGTTTGCGGGATGCCCTCGATCCGAAGATAAAAGATTAA
- the gsiC gene encoding glutathione ABC transporter permease GsiC has translation MFRYILKRLLGIIPILVIVSIFIFMFVHMIPGDPARLVAGPDAGPKDVELVRQQLGLDKPITTQYFTYIGNLFQGDLGVSMKTKRPVYDEIAQRFMPTFWLTVWSMVWAILFGLLIGVISATKRNKWQDYAGMFSAVSGISLPSFWLGLMLIQLFSVKLGWFPTGGSDSWKAYVLPSITLGAGVAAVIARFARSSLMEILKEDYIRTGRAKGLKENAVVWRHALKNAMIPVITMTGLQFGFLLGGSIVVETVFSWPGLGRLLIDSVSFRDYPLIQAEMLLFALEFILINLLVDILYGVMNPQIRYK, from the coding sequence ATGTTTCGTTATATTTTAAAGCGTTTATTGGGCATCATTCCTATTCTAGTGATCGTTTCCATTTTTATTTTCATGTTTGTCCATATGATTCCTGGGGATCCTGCACGGCTTGTAGCTGGTCCGGATGCAGGTCCAAAGGATGTGGAGCTTGTTCGTCAACAGCTTGGTCTGGATAAACCGATTACGACGCAGTATTTCACTTACATAGGCAATCTATTCCAAGGCGATTTGGGCGTATCGATGAAAACGAAGAGGCCTGTATATGATGAGATTGCCCAAAGATTTATGCCAACTTTTTGGCTGACCGTTTGGAGTATGGTCTGGGCCATCCTCTTCGGACTGTTAATTGGCGTGATATCGGCAACAAAGCGGAATAAATGGCAGGATTATGCGGGTATGTTTAGTGCCGTATCAGGTATTTCTTTACCATCCTTTTGGCTGGGTTTAATGCTGATTCAACTATTTTCCGTTAAGCTGGGCTGGTTTCCAACAGGAGGCAGTGATTCCTGGAAAGCGTATGTATTGCCTTCCATTACCTTAGGAGCTGGAGTAGCTGCTGTCATTGCTCGCTTTGCCCGTTCATCCCTGATGGAAATTTTAAAGGAAGACTATATTCGTACGGGAAGAGCCAAAGGATTGAAGGAAAACGCTGTAGTGTGGAGACACGCCTTAAAAAACGCAATGATTCCCGTTATTACTATGACAGGATTGCAGTTTGGATTTCTATTGGGAGGTTCCATCGTGGTTGAGACGGTATTCAGTTGGCCAGGATTGGGCCGGTTACTAATTGATTCTGTATCATTCCGCGACTATCCATTGATTCAGGCAGAGATGTTACTATTTGCTTTAGAGTTCATTTTGATTAATTTACTTGTGGATATCCTGTATGGGGTAATGAATCCGCAAATTCGTTATAAGTAG